A part of Sulfurifustis variabilis genomic DNA contains:
- a CDS encoding 6-phosphofructokinase — protein sequence MPKTKNAFYAQSGGVTAVINASACGVIETARKYKNKIGKVYAGRNGIIGALTEDLIDTSRESASAIAALKHTPSGAFGSCRYKLKSIEEHRAQYERLIEVFKAHDIGYFFYNGGGDSADTCLKVSQLSEKMGYPIVAVHVPKTVDNDLPITDNCPGFGSVAKYIAVSTREASFDVASMAKTSTKVFVLEVMGRHAGWIAAAGGLASTKDTEIPIVILFPEVTFDKEKFLARVDELVKKHGYCSVVVSEGVKGPDGKFLSDQGLRDAFGHAQLGGVAPVVANMIKEGLNLKYHWGVADYLQRAARHIASKADVDQAYAVGKAGVEFAVKGNNAVMPAIQRVSSKPYKWKIAMAPLAKVANVEKMMPKDFITPDGFGITAKCRQYLEPLIKGEDYPPYKDGLPQYVRLKNVPVKKKLKTEFKV from the coding sequence ATGCCCAAAACGAAAAACGCCTTTTACGCCCAGTCGGGCGGCGTGACCGCCGTGATCAACGCCTCCGCGTGCGGCGTGATCGAGACGGCACGCAAGTACAAGAACAAGATCGGCAAGGTCTACGCCGGCCGCAACGGCATCATCGGCGCGCTGACCGAAGACCTCATCGACACGAGCCGGGAATCGGCCTCCGCCATCGCCGCGCTCAAGCACACCCCGTCCGGCGCCTTCGGCTCCTGCCGCTACAAGCTGAAGAGCATCGAGGAGCACCGCGCGCAGTACGAGCGACTCATCGAGGTCTTCAAGGCCCACGACATCGGTTACTTCTTCTATAACGGCGGCGGCGACTCGGCCGACACCTGCCTCAAGGTGTCGCAGCTCTCGGAGAAGATGGGCTACCCCATCGTCGCGGTGCACGTGCCGAAGACCGTCGACAACGATTTGCCGATCACCGACAACTGCCCGGGCTTCGGCAGCGTCGCGAAGTACATCGCCGTCTCGACGCGCGAGGCGAGCTTCGACGTCGCCTCGATGGCGAAGACCTCGACCAAGGTGTTCGTGCTCGAGGTGATGGGGCGCCACGCCGGCTGGATCGCGGCCGCGGGCGGTCTCGCCTCGACCAAGGACACCGAGATCCCGATCGTCATCCTCTTTCCCGAGGTCACCTTCGACAAGGAGAAGTTCCTGGCGCGGGTCGACGAGCTCGTGAAGAAGCACGGCTACTGCTCGGTCGTCGTGTCCGAAGGCGTGAAAGGCCCGGACGGGAAGTTCCTGTCGGACCAGGGTCTGCGCGACGCCTTCGGTCACGCGCAGCTCGGCGGCGTGGCGCCGGTGGTCGCGAACATGATCAAGGAAGGCCTGAACCTCAAGTACCACTGGGGCGTCGCGGACTACCTGCAGCGCGCCGCGCGCCACATCGCGTCCAAGGCCGACGTCGATCAGGCCTACGCCGTCGGCAAGGCTGGGGTCGAGTTCGCGGTGAAGGGCAACAACGCCGTCATGCCGGCGATCCAGCGCGTCTCGAGCAAGCCCTACAAGTGGAAGATCGCCATGGCGCCGCTCGCGAAGGTCGCGAACGTCGAGAAGATGATGCCGAAGGACTTCATCACCCCGGACGGGTTCGGCATCACCGCGAAGTGCCGCCAGTACCTCGAGCCGCTCATCAAGGGCGAGGACTACCCGCCGTACAAGGACGGCCTGCCGCAGTACGTGCGGCTGAAGAACGTCCCGGTCAAGAAGAAGCTCAAGACCGAGTTCAAGGTGTAA
- a CDS encoding ATP-grasp domain-containing protein, translating into MTPAPTRGERPRVLVIAPHASYRTAPFIAAAHGLEAEVLVASEGRHSVVSSYADGLHLDLGDPDRALERILVESARRPFAGVVGTDDATTELAARAAGALGLPHNPPEAVRRARRKDLARARLAEAGVPVPRHWRIDLAAPLAVQADAVRYPCVLKPIAMSASRGVIRVDDPAQFLAACARIARIVRDEPEPDARRYLLAETFIPGFEVAVEGMLRAGRLEILAVFDKPDPLDGPYFEETYYVTPSRLALEQRDELHARVAQACAAYGLREGPIHAECRINAQGVWILETAARTIGGLCARLMRVGTGYGLEEIVLAHAMGRTIARRAEDGAAGVLMIPIPRAGVLRRVEGLTAAGRVRHIEEVVIAVREGYELVPLPEGASYLGFVYARAPTPALVEAALREAHACLRVVVAPLFRPVLAGTG; encoded by the coding sequence GTGACGCCCGCACCCACGCGCGGCGAACGACCGCGCGTGCTCGTGATCGCCCCGCACGCGAGCTACCGCACGGCTCCCTTCATCGCCGCCGCGCACGGACTCGAAGCGGAGGTGCTCGTCGCCTCCGAAGGCCGGCACTCGGTCGTGAGCAGCTACGCCGACGGCCTGCACCTCGACCTCGGCGACCCGGACCGGGCTCTCGAGCGCATCCTCGTCGAGTCCGCGCGCCGTCCCTTCGCCGGCGTCGTCGGGACCGACGACGCGACGACCGAGCTCGCCGCGCGCGCGGCAGGCGCCCTGGGCCTTCCGCACAACCCGCCGGAAGCGGTGAGACGCGCGCGCCGCAAGGATCTCGCGCGCGCCCGGCTGGCGGAGGCGGGCGTGCCGGTTCCCCGCCACTGGCGCATCGATCTCGCGGCGCCGCTCGCTGTCCAGGCCGACGCCGTCCGCTACCCGTGCGTGCTGAAGCCGATCGCGATGAGCGCGAGCCGCGGCGTGATCCGCGTCGACGATCCCGCGCAGTTTCTCGCCGCCTGCGCGCGTATCGCGCGCATCGTGCGCGACGAGCCGGAGCCGGACGCGCGCCGCTATCTGCTCGCCGAGACCTTCATCCCGGGTTTCGAGGTCGCGGTCGAGGGCATGCTGCGGGCGGGGCGCCTGGAAATCCTCGCGGTCTTCGACAAGCCGGACCCCCTCGACGGGCCGTATTTCGAGGAAACGTACTACGTGACACCGTCGCGACTGGCGCTTGAGCAGCGGGACGAGTTGCACGCGCGCGTCGCGCAGGCGTGCGCCGCCTACGGCCTCCGGGAGGGGCCGATCCATGCCGAGTGCCGGATCAACGCCCAGGGCGTCTGGATTCTCGAGACGGCCGCGCGGACGATCGGCGGACTGTGCGCCCGCCTGATGCGCGTGGGAACCGGCTACGGGCTCGAGGAGATCGTGCTGGCGCACGCGATGGGCCGCACCATCGCGCGTCGAGCCGAAGACGGGGCCGCGGGCGTCCTCATGATTCCGATCCCGAGGGCCGGGGTCCTGCGCAGGGTGGAGGGCCTGACCGCCGCGGGCCGGGTGCGCCATATCGAGGAGGTCGTCATCGCCGTGCGGGAGGGCTACGAGCTGGTGCCGCTGCCCGAGGGCGCGAGTTACCTCGGCTTCGTCTACGCGCGCGCGCCGACCCCCGCGCTCGTCGAGGCCGCCCTGCGCGAGGCCCACGCCTGTCTGCGCGTCGTCGTCGCACCCCTCTTTCGCCCGGTGTTGGCCGGCACCGGCTGA
- a CDS encoding HesB/IscA family protein → MSATAEQLEYIRSLSQDDLRLTPAAEAKFAELLADADPELSVIRLFVTGGGCGGMSYGMTYGEGTTAYDTVREGPGYRLAVDAVALSFLRGAQIDFANDNFVFQDVFQSVGGSGLCGGCAGGRGF, encoded by the coding sequence ATGAGCGCCACCGCCGAGCAACTGGAGTACATACGCAGCCTCTCGCAGGACGATCTGCGCCTGACGCCCGCCGCCGAGGCGAAATTCGCCGAGCTGCTCGCCGACGCCGACCCGGAGCTCAGCGTGATCCGGTTGTTCGTCACGGGAGGAGGCTGTGGCGGCATGAGCTACGGGATGACCTACGGCGAGGGCACGACCGCGTACGACACCGTGCGCGAGGGCCCCGGTTATCGCCTGGCGGTGGATGCGGTCGCGCTGAGCTTCCTGCGCGGCGCGCAGATCGACTTCGCGAACGACAACTTCGTGTTCCAGGACGTCTTCCAGAGCGTCGGCGGCAGCGGCCTGTGCGGCGGTTGCGCCGGCGGCCGCGGCTTCTAG
- a CDS encoding oxidative damage protection protein, with protein MPRTVYCQVLKREAEGLDRPPHPGLLGQRIYEQVSREGWRKWLERLATIINENRLSTADPGSIEVIERHMVGFLFGEGELGQLPEGFRPPGQKK; from the coding sequence ATGCCGCGCACGGTTTACTGCCAGGTGTTGAAGCGCGAGGCCGAAGGCCTCGACCGGCCCCCGCATCCGGGCCTGCTCGGCCAGCGGATCTACGAGCAGGTTTCGCGCGAGGGCTGGCGCAAGTGGCTCGAGCGGCTTGCGACGATCATCAACGAGAACCGGCTGAGCACGGCCGATCCCGGCTCGATCGAGGTCATCGAGCGCCACATGGTGGGCTTTCTGTTCGGCGAAGGGGAACTGGGGCAGCTGCCGGAAGGTTTCCGCCCACCGGGCCAGAAGAAATAG
- a CDS encoding 23S rRNA (adenine(2030)-N(6))-methyltransferase RlmJ, with protein sequence MNYRHAFHAGNFADVFKHLVLVALLEALKRKEKGFAYFETHAGAGRYDLRDPAVQKTAEYRDGIGRLWRAASADPLTTAYLAAVRGVNRGPALRVYPGSPRIARALVRPQDRLGLAEREPGECARLAREFARDRQVRVECGDGYARLDAWLPPPEARGLVLLDPPYESAGEWRTVGEAVVAAHRRWSTGVYALWYPLKAGAPVARLKQALEASGVRRILVAELEVWPNDTPFRLNGCGMAMINPPWRVDEELERALPPLSGQLRQGPRATARVEWLVPE encoded by the coding sequence TTGAACTACCGCCACGCCTTTCACGCCGGCAACTTCGCCGACGTGTTCAAGCATCTCGTCCTCGTCGCGCTGCTCGAAGCGCTCAAGCGCAAGGAGAAGGGTTTCGCGTACTTCGAGACGCACGCGGGCGCCGGCCGCTACGACCTGCGCGATCCGGCCGTGCAGAAGACGGCGGAGTACCGCGACGGCATCGGGCGACTCTGGCGGGCCGCCTCCGCCGATCCGCTGACGACCGCGTATCTCGCCGCCGTGCGCGGGGTGAACCGGGGGCCGGCCCTCCGGGTCTACCCGGGGTCGCCGCGTATTGCCCGCGCGCTCGTGCGTCCCCAGGACCGTCTCGGGCTCGCGGAGCGTGAACCGGGCGAGTGCGCGCGGCTCGCGCGCGAGTTCGCGCGCGACCGCCAGGTGCGCGTCGAGTGCGGCGACGGGTATGCGCGGCTCGATGCCTGGCTTCCGCCTCCGGAAGCCCGTGGCCTGGTGCTTCTCGATCCCCCGTACGAATCCGCCGGCGAGTGGCGAACGGTCGGCGAGGCCGTTGTCGCCGCCCATCGGCGCTGGTCCACCGGCGTTTACGCCCTGTGGTACCCGCTCAAGGCGGGCGCGCCGGTAGCAAGGCTGAAGCAGGCGCTCGAAGCGAGCGGCGTGCGCCGGATCCTGGTGGCCGAGCTCGAAGTGTGGCCGAACGATACGCCCTTTCGGCTGAACGGATGCGGCATGGCGATGATCAACCCGCCGTGGCGGGTCGACGAGGAGCTCGAGCGCGCGCTCCCGCCGCTCTCCGGTCAATTGCGCCAGGGTCCGCGGGCGACGGCGCGGGTGGAGTGGCTGGTCCCGGAGTAG
- the hemB gene encoding porphobilinogen synthase: protein MTHIDTARGRFPRTRPRRMRRDEFSRRLMRERHLRADDLIQPVFVLEGKNRSEPVASMPGIERVTIDRLLAQAEALQTLGVPAVALFPVTPTGKKSLGAEEAYNPEGLAQRAARELKRRFPALGVVTDVALDPFTSHGQDGLIDESGYVVNDETVAVLVRQALSHAEAGADIVAPSDMMDGRIGAIRDALESAGHRNTRILAYSAKYASSFYGPFRDAVGSAGNLGGGNKYSYQMDPANSDEALREVALDLDEGADMVMVKPGMPYLDIVRRVKETFGVPTFVYQVSGEYAMLKAASANGWLEERAVVLESLLAMKRAGADAILTYFARQVAEWLKGGES from the coding sequence ATGACGCACATCGATACCGCCCGCGGCCGTTTCCCCCGAACCCGCCCCCGGCGCATGCGGCGTGACGAGTTCTCGCGCCGGCTCATGCGCGAGCGCCACCTTCGTGCCGACGACCTGATCCAGCCGGTGTTCGTCCTGGAGGGGAAGAACCGAAGCGAGCCGGTCGCCTCCATGCCCGGCATCGAACGCGTGACGATCGACCGGCTGCTCGCGCAGGCCGAGGCGCTTCAGACGCTCGGCGTGCCGGCAGTGGCGCTTTTCCCCGTCACGCCGACCGGGAAGAAATCGCTCGGCGCCGAGGAGGCGTACAACCCCGAGGGGCTGGCACAGCGCGCCGCGCGGGAGCTGAAGCGGCGCTTTCCGGCGCTCGGCGTCGTCACCGACGTCGCGCTCGATCCCTTCACCTCCCACGGGCAGGACGGGTTGATCGACGAGTCGGGCTACGTCGTGAACGACGAGACGGTCGCCGTGCTGGTGAGGCAGGCGCTGTCCCACGCCGAGGCGGGCGCGGACATCGTCGCGCCTTCCGACATGATGGACGGCCGCATCGGCGCCATCCGCGACGCGCTCGAGTCGGCCGGCCATCGGAACACCCGCATCCTCGCGTACTCCGCCAAGTACGCCTCGAGCTTCTACGGCCCCTTCCGCGACGCGGTCGGATCGGCCGGCAACCTCGGTGGCGGCAACAAATACAGCTACCAGATGGATCCGGCCAACAGCGACGAGGCGTTGCGCGAGGTGGCGCTCGACCTCGACGAGGGCGCCGACATGGTGATGGTGAAGCCGGGCATGCCGTATCTCGACATCGTGCGCCGCGTGAAGGAGACCTTCGGCGTGCCGACGTTCGTGTACCAGGTGAGCGGCGAGTACGCGATGCTCAAGGCGGCCTCCGCGAACGGTTGGCTCGAGGAGCGCGCGGTCGTGCTCGAATCGCTCCTCGCGATGAAGCGCGCCGGCGCCGACGCGATCCTGACGTACTTCGCGCGCCAGGTCGCGGAGTGGCTGAAGGGCGGCGAATCCTGA